One window of the Chlamydiales bacterium genome contains the following:
- a CDS encoding methyltransferase domain-containing protein, whose product MKMKERETCRVSQGSIVDVFDLGNLPISCFPRPSDPAPEEHPVVLALNEKSGLVQLRHTVDPDEMYSEYWYMSGVNQSMKTALKSIVDEVTKRSRLPLNAGDIVLDIASNDGTLLSFYPENLFRVGIDPAKNIKPKNCNLHINTYFSAAAYKAQLGDRKAKIVTSIAMFYDLEDPVAFARDVRDVLDENGIWVIELSYLPTMLELNSFDTICAEHLEYYSLTSIEYILSKVGMEVEDVELNGVNGGSFRLYIRHKGKAQETAAVREMRQKEQNSDLTSSSVYYAFASRVERNKQEMIAFLKEQKKLGKKVIGYGASTKGNTILAYYGIGPDLVPFVADRNPIKWGRQTVTRIPIISEDEARAMNPDYLLAFPYHFMSEFLEREVDFLKRGGKFISPIPKLTIFS is encoded by the coding sequence ATGAAAATGAAAGAGAGAGAAACCTGCAGGGTGTCTCAAGGGTCTATCGTTGACGTTTTTGACCTTGGGAATCTTCCTATATCTTGTTTCCCTCGTCCATCAGATCCAGCTCCCGAAGAGCACCCCGTAGTTCTCGCTTTAAACGAGAAGTCGGGCCTCGTTCAGCTTAGACATACAGTCGATCCAGACGAGATGTATAGCGAGTACTGGTACATGTCCGGCGTTAACCAGTCGATGAAGACGGCTCTTAAGTCGATCGTTGATGAGGTCACAAAGCGAAGCAGACTTCCTCTGAACGCTGGAGATATCGTTCTGGATATCGCTTCAAACGATGGCACCCTTCTCAGCTTCTATCCTGAAAATTTATTTAGAGTGGGAATCGACCCAGCAAAAAATATTAAGCCGAAAAACTGCAATCTACATATTAACACCTACTTCAGCGCTGCTGCATACAAAGCCCAATTAGGAGATAGAAAGGCGAAAATCGTGACGAGTATTGCGATGTTCTACGATCTTGAAGATCCAGTGGCCTTTGCAAGAGATGTGCGCGATGTTCTAGACGAAAATGGCATCTGGGTTATCGAGCTGAGCTACCTCCCAACGATGCTGGAACTCAACTCATTTGATACGATCTGCGCTGAGCACCTTGAATACTACTCTCTGACATCGATCGAGTACATTCTTTCGAAAGTCGGGATGGAAGTAGAGGATGTCGAACTAAACGGCGTAAACGGAGGGAGCTTTAGGCTCTACATCCGCCACAAGGGCAAAGCCCAAGAGACAGCTGCGGTAAGAGAGATGCGTCAAAAAGAGCAGAACTCCGATCTCACAAGCTCGTCTGTCTATTATGCTTTTGCGTCGAGAGTAGAGAGAAATAAGCAGGAGATGATCGCTTTTCTTAAAGAACAGAAGAAGTTAGGAAAAAAAGTCATCGGATATGGCGCCTCTACAAAGGGGAACACGATTCTCGCTTATTATGGAATTGGCCCTGATCTAGTGCCATTTGTCGCAGATCGCAATCCGATTAAATGGGGAAGACAGACAGTTACGAGAATACCCATTATTTCAGAAGATGAAGCAAGAGCGATGAATCCCGACTATCTACTCGCTTTTCCCTACCACTTCATGAGTGAATTCTTGGAGAGAGAGGTCGACTTCCTGAAAAGAGGCGGCAAATTCATCTCTCCCATTCCGAAACTCACCATCTTCAGCTAG
- a CDS encoding glycosyltransferase family 9 protein → MSREINSILIVKIGAIGDVVMSLPMLSLLRQKHPNAHITWLCGKSAAPLVEAAALTDEMLLIDETQLFQRGAGRRILALIAIWRVLFFRRFDLVITAHPDPRYQLISLFCRKKLHRFFNRRQKRSFPLFGRYHLYEYNRLADPTEGPLSPSPSFPKLHLETTPFLEGFLASLPSRPIVVVAPGGAKNALSDNPLRRWPASHYADLLKQLSSLPVNLIVTGAESDHWIEPLLSEITYHNLIGKLSLLELVMLLKKTKLFITHDSGPLHLSKLAECPTIALFGPTNPSEKVSPSENIHVFWERMPCAPCYDGKKYAQCTQNSCMRNISPAAVAKKASELLFPHKL, encoded by the coding sequence ATGTCCAGAGAGATCAACTCCATTTTAATCGTTAAAATTGGCGCAATTGGCGATGTCGTGATGTCGCTTCCCATGCTCTCCCTTCTTAGACAAAAACACCCCAATGCTCATATCACCTGGCTCTGCGGAAAGAGTGCAGCGCCTCTTGTTGAAGCGGCTGCATTAACAGATGAGATGTTATTAATTGATGAGACTCAGTTATTTCAACGAGGAGCAGGAAGGCGCATCCTTGCTCTTATTGCTATCTGGCGAGTCTTGTTTTTTAGGCGTTTTGATCTAGTCATCACAGCGCACCCCGACCCGCGCTACCAGCTCATCTCTCTATTTTGCAGAAAAAAACTTCACCGGTTTTTTAATCGAAGACAAAAGAGGTCTTTTCCTCTTTTCGGAAGATACCATCTATATGAATACAATCGCTTGGCAGATCCAACGGAAGGCCCTCTCTCTCCTTCTCCCTCTTTTCCCAAGCTCCATCTAGAGACCACTCCTTTTCTAGAGGGATTTCTCGCCTCTCTTCCTTCTCGTCCCATTGTTGTAGTTGCGCCAGGCGGTGCAAAGAACGCCCTTTCGGACAACCCCCTGCGTCGCTGGCCTGCTTCGCACTATGCGGATCTTTTGAAGCAGCTCTCTTCTCTACCTGTAAATCTCATTGTAACGGGAGCAGAATCGGATCACTGGATCGAGCCCCTACTCTCTGAGATCACTTACCATAATTTAATAGGAAAGCTCTCTCTTTTAGAACTGGTCATGCTGTTGAAAAAAACCAAATTGTTTATCACGCACGACAGCGGGCCTCTACACCTTTCTAAATTAGCAGAATGCCCCACAATCGCTCTTTTCGGGCCAACAAACCCTAGCGAGAAGGTATCTCCCTCTGAAAACATTCATGTTTTTTGGGAGAGAATGCCCTGCGCTCCCTGCTATGATGGAAAGAAGTATGCGCAGTGCACCCAAAATAGTTGCATGCGCAACATTTCCCCTGCAGCCGTAGCAAAAAAAGCCTCCGAGCTCCTCTTCCCTCACAAGCTTTAA